The segment AAAATGGATACACATTTTTGACTGCTACTTAGTATCGGCAATAGGTCTGAAAAAGTatctaaaatatcaaatttagatatttGTACCCTGTCGAAGTAAGGAACCATGGCATATATGTTTGGAATAGATTCCGTTTTGAGAGAGTTGAAAAAGCACTATCTCGTTGAAAGGTTCTATACATCCACCCTTTCTCAACGCATTTCTTTAGACAAAGACTCCGTTTTTTCCGCTTTTCGGATGGTAAATATTTCTCAGAACATGGAGTGTGAATCAAACCcatgtttgaattgaaattgagatacTGATGCAAGTTCTTCTCTTCTGAATCAGATGGATTCATATCTGAAAGAGGTTGACAATAAGTTCTTTCAAAATTGACTATTTGTCCCTCTGTTAGAGGTGTTCCAGAAATGTCTGCAATCGAGTAAATAGCTCTACGAACTAATGGATCGGATCGAATTGCAAACTGGAAAGATTTGTACAAGTTATACCTTTCGTCACCACTTTGTGGAAAATCATTAGATATGAATATGTTAGATACCTGCGACTCGATTGGTGAAGGTGAAATAGTATCTCTCCCCAAAAAAGCATGTTTTTTACCACCgcacaaagaaaatattttgttgcGAATGAACAAGATATTGAGGAATTGTCCATacgtaaaatcataattattgaTACGGGCCTTTTCCACATAAAAAGGGAATCTTTTGTTACAATAGAAGCAGAAGTGATGTGGATTATTCAAGAATCGAAGTCGATTTGCTTTATAAAAAGAAGATATCAATGAACTTCTATGAAATGGTTTCACGGGATTCAGCCAATTGTCTTGATCGTGGGATATCATTGAGAAATCCATGTTATCAAAAGATTTCCTGCGATTATTTCTAGTATGGAATGAGTCAATCATCCACTTTGGTATCTTATTGACCAAAAATGGTGATATTGTTCCTCCATTGATCAAAATTTCGGTTTTGAGAAGTATTATGATCATCCAATAAGAaaggtttcaattttttcaaatgaACGATTTGAAGACCTATTGATTCTAACAACTGATTGCAAAGTTGATCATTCGGACCTTTCAATTCATAGATGTGGATCTCAGACCTATGAATGGGGATATTCCCGAAACTCACAAAGAAAAAAGGAAGTGAGTTAGACAAAGAGAAGCAACTTGGACAAAGAGAAGTAACTTGGACAAAAGAAACGAAGTGACTTAGACAAATCTTTTTTGTCGATAACCTCAGACCAATCAATCGAATATTGATTAATACGTAATCGATCGAACACTACTTGAAAACGGCTCTTCTGCTCAGAAACGAAATGTTCCAAATGCTCCTGGAAATTCTTGCTCCCATTGGACCATTTGTATCTATATGCATTAGGATCCCGATTCATGGATCTCTCGGTCcgagaaatcaaaataagagGATCGAACCATTTCTTCTGACTCTTTTTCAAATTCGATAAATGTTGGTTGATCGTATATTTCATTATAGTTCTATGATTCAGAGTATCATTTCCTATTTGATCCTTTGAATTCCATATTCGAAGTTGCGATCGGATCGATTCTTTTTAATGAATCGATTCAATCCATTTCTTATGTACCCATAGGTGCTATATTGGATTTGAATCAGATTTCGGATCAATCTATCTTGATTGACTGCCTCCATTATGTTGTTGCTAGCAAATACCactatttttggttttggatcTTCCAAATCATTCCCGCAGGAGATCCGGACCCATTTTTTTTATCCTTCGAtaaaaagattcattttcttcataaaaaatAGGAGGTAGAGCCGATAAAGATTTCTTTTTCGATTCATCCCTGGAGTTGAATACCTCATTCAAGAATTGTTTTTGATCCAATCCGTAGGAATCAATAGAAAAGGCAAATCCCTTATAATACACCAGATCCGGCTCGGTTATTGATAGAGTGAATAGATCTGCCATTTCTTGAAATCTCTCTTCTGATTCAAAATCGTGGTGTAACGTGTATCCCCTCCTGTTCTGGTCATGGAATagatgaaataaatcaaaaaatggATTTTTGTTCAAGAATGAAATCTTATTGGAACTGCCCAGTTCATCCTTCGGAACCATATCACATCCCGGATctgatgaaataggatgaatTGAGACGGTATTTTGTAAATACGTAATTATCTTGaatatattaactatttctttattttccgaTCGCCTGGAAGGGACAAAAGAAACATCTTGTTCTTTCTTCAACAATTTCTGATCTCTAGTGGACCTCTCAGTAGGGTTCGAACCCAGATGAAGTTCTGACCATCTATCAGAGAAAAAAGAACGAATGGATCTTGTAGGATTCCCAAGAAATTCTTCGATTTCTTCCGGAAGCAGATGATTATTCATCCGCTTCTCACGTTCCGTGAATAGCCGGGACATTGAGGAATATCCAGAAAGGCACTTAGGGAATCGGTCTGATTCTATCTCCGTTCGTTCCGTTTGAAGAAAGGAAGGATCCCAAAGAATCGATCTTTCTTTTAGTTGTTGAATCTCTCTTTGATTGATCAATGTGTGATATTCCGAATCCTCATTACTAATGGAATCGAAACGATCTCTGGATTGATCAGAAGATCCTTTCAATTGGCGAGAATCCGTTACTTGAACGAAACTAGATCTTGTGgaatcatattgaatatttgacGATACATTCCGTACCTTGCTAAAAAATCGATCCCTGTTTACCAACCATACATTGTCTAACCAAATCCAATTCTCTCTCGATATGTTCCTCAAAAAATCCGATTCGTGTGGATTCTTCCCCCAACTAACGAAGAGATCTTGGCGGAATTGCCACATATGAAATTGAGCAcaattttgcaaagaaatagCCCACTTGCCTCTCGAGAAGAGATGGGAAACATGCTCAATATCATTTGATTGAATAGTTGACCCAGCTCCTTGTTGTTTGAAGAAACCCTCCACTTCAATTGGTATTTTTTCACGAAAAGCAAACATGAGATAACAAATCCAGTCTTTCACTAAGATTTCGAATAGCTGTCCCGAGTTCAAGTTGATTATGTTTCGCCTCTTACTCGGAGAAAGACGATCAAACAATTCCCAATCATGGTCCTTGCGGATCGAATCATccatataatatacaaaaagaAACTCCAGATATTTGATATCTTTCTCTTTGAATGAGATCTCAATTCCAGCGACGGTTTCATTAGATATCTTACAACTAGAATCCCTCTTTTTTCCGATCCAGTTCCTCCACCCCCGCGAACCCCGGTTAGATTCAGGCATGATACACTTTTTAGTTATTGGGAGAACCCAAGTACTCTCTTTCGGATCCAGGAAACAGCTCTCAGAgatcttttttccttttggaagATACAGGAGCGAAACAATCAACCTATTGATATTGGAAGACCAAAGATTCTTCAATGTATCATTTCTGGGTCAATGGAATTCATAGGTATAGGAAGAAGCCCTGTCAAATAGAGATTTTTTCTTTCGACCATATTTCGATTGTTAATACGATATATAAGGACCGCTACTACAAATAGTACTACACCCTTGATCGTGAAATATCGATTGCTTGTTGAACCCTGTGAATTGCGTGAAAGTAGGATACTCCAAATTCGGGGGTCCAAGAGTTTTATAAAACGTTCTTGGTGGAAAAAAATGTGAATGAAAGATCCACTGAATTGAATTGGGTCCATGAATCTAAGAAATAGTGAGAATTCTTGATCTCTCTCAATATCTCTCTCAATTCGAAAATCCAGGATTTGAATTGATGTCCTTTCATTGATTCCTCCTAAATTGCATTGATTTATCCTAaagatttcatttcaattgGAATTTGGTTATTCACCATGTACGAGGATCCCCGCTAAGCATCCATGGCTGAATGGTTAAAGCGCCCAACTCATAATTGGCGAATTCGTAGGTTCAATTCCTACTGGATGCACGCCAATGGGACCCTCCAATAAGTCTATTGGAATTGGCTCTGTATCAATGGAATCTCATCATCTATACATAACGAATTGGTGTGGTATATTCATATCATAACATATGAACAGTAAGAACTAGCATTCTTATTGAGACTCGAACTCATAGGGAAGAAAATAGATTTATGGATGGAATCAAATATGTAGTAGTTACAGACAAAAGTATTCGGTTATTGGTGAAAAATCAATATACTTCTAATGTCGAATCAGGATCAACTAGGACAGAAATAAAGCATTGGGTCGAACTCTTCTTTGGTGTCAAGGTAATAGCTATGAATAGTCATCGACTCCCCGGAAAGGGTAGAAGAATGGGACCTATTATGGGACATACAATGCATTACAGGCGTATGATCATTACGCTTCAACCGGGTTATTCTATTCCACCTCTTAGAACGAAAAGAACTTAAATCAAAATACTTAATAGCATGGCGATACATTTATACAAAACTTCTACCCCGGGCACACGCAATGGAGCCGTAGACAGTCAAGTGAAATCAATCCACGAAATAATTTGATCTATGGACAGCATCGTTGTGGTAAAGGTCGTAATGCCAGAGGAATCATTACCGCAAGGCATAGAGGGGGAGGTCATAAGCGTCTATACCGTAAAATTGATTTTCGACGAAATGAAAAAGACATATATGGTAGAATCGTAACCATAGAATACGACCCTAATCGAAATGCATACATTTGTCTCATACACTATGGGGATGGTGAGAAGAGATATATTTTACATCCCAGAGGGGCTATAATTGGAGATACCATTGTTTCTGGTACAGAAGTTCCTATAAAAATGGGAAATGCCCTACCTTTGAGTGCGGTTTGAACTATTGATTTACGTAATTGGAAGGAACCAATTAGGTTTACGACGAAACCTAAAATCGATCACTGATCCAATTTGAGTACCTCTACAGGATAGACCTCAACAGAAAACTGAAGAGTAACGGCAGCAAGTGATTGAGTTCAGTAGTTcctcatataaaattattgactCTAGAGATATAGTAATATGGAGAAGACAAAATTGTTTCAAGCACCGACAGAACCAGAAGCGCCCCTTGTTTCAAAGAGAGGAGGACGGGTTATTCACATTTCATTTGATGGTCAGAGGCGAATTGAAAGCTAAGCAGTGGTAATTCGAAAGATTCCCCGGGGGAAAAATAGAGATGTCTCCTACGTTACCCATAATATGTGGAAGTATCGACGTAATTTCATAGAGTCATTCGGTCTGAATGCTACATGAAGAACATAAGCCAGATGACGGAACGGGAAGACCTAGGATGTAGAAGATCATAACATGAGTGGTTCGACAGATTTGGATTCCTATATATCCACTCATGTGGTACTTCATTGtacaatatatataagaattataCGATAAGAATTATACGAATCCATCTGTATAGATATCATCATCTACATCCAGAAAGCCGTATGCTTTGGAAGAAGCTTGTACAGTTTGGGAAGGGGTTTTGATTGATCGATCAAAAAGAAGAATCTACTTCAACcgatatgcccttaggcacggccatacataacatagaaatcACACTTGGAAGGGGTGGACAATTAGCTAGAGCAGCGGGTGCTGTTGCGAAACTGATTGCAAAGGAGGGGAAATCGGCCACATTAAAATTACCTTCTGGGGAGGTCCGTTTGATATCCAAAAACTGCTCAGCAACAGTCGGACAGGTGGGGAATGTTGGGGTGAACCAGAAAAGTTTGGGTAGAGCCGGATCTAAATGTTGGCTAGGTAAGCGTCCTGTAGTAAGAGGAGTAGTTATGAACCCTGTAGACCATCCCCATGGGGGTGGTGAAGGGAGGGCTCAATTGGTAAAAAAACCCGCAACCCCTTGGGGTTATCCTGCACTTGGAAGAAGAagtagaaaaaggaa is part of the Gossypium raimondii isolate GPD5lz unplaced genomic scaffold, ASM2569854v1 Contig00352, whole genome shotgun sequence genome and harbors:
- the LOC128039232 gene encoding 50S ribosomal protein L2, chloroplastic-like; translated protein: MGPSNKSIGIGSVSMESHHLYITNWCGSTRTEIKHWVELFFGVKHGDTFIQNFYPGHTQWSRRQSSEINPRNNLIYGQHRCGKGRNARGIITARHRGGGHKRLYRKIDFRRNEKDIYGRIVTIEYDPNRNAYICLIHYGDGEKRYILHPRGAIIGDTIVSGTEVPIKMGNALPLKSTSTDMPLGTAIHNIEITLGRGGQLARAAGAVAKLIAKEGKSATLKLPSGEVRLISKNCSATVGQVGNVGVNQKSLGRAGSKCWLGKRPVVRGVVMNPVDHPHGGGEGRAQLVKKPATPWGYPALGRRSRKRNKYSDNLILRRRSK